In Helicobacter mastomyrinus, a single genomic region encodes these proteins:
- a CDS encoding LysE family translocator, protein MEYIEKVILLCLMGFFAAITPGPDILLTLKVTLRFGILQGFKVLLGIASGWIVYLGIIYLGLVHWLNTSIMQFCLSFIGGSYLLYLGFIILSSTPQTYALESADSIRKDGFWQGLILNLSNPKAILFFIFLVTPFINEDIKIGLIALWCSLFSAFVCVIICGSVARAYINARMFMIIDRICGICFVCFAWLLFFECGELGVRLFVH, encoded by the coding sequence ATGGAATATATAGAAAAAGTCATTCTCCTTTGCTTGATGGGATTTTTTGCTGCTATTACGCCCGGTCCTGATATTTTGCTTACTTTGAAAGTAACGCTTCGTTTTGGTATCTTGCAAGGATTCAAAGTGTTATTGGGTATCGCAAGTGGCTGGATTGTGTATCTAGGCATTATTTACCTAGGATTAGTCCATTGGCTCAATACCTCCATAATGCAGTTTTGCCTAAGCTTTATTGGTGGAAGCTATTTGCTCTATCTAGGCTTTATAATACTTAGCTCCACCCCTCAAACTTATGCTTTAGAATCTGCAGATTCTATCCGCAAAGATGGCTTTTGGCAGGGCTTAATCCTTAATCTCTCCAACCCAAAGGCGATTTTATTTTTCATATTTTTAGTTACGCCATTTATCAATGAAGACATAAAAATAGGTTTAATCGCTCTATGGTGCTCGCTTTTTAGTGCTTTTGTGTGCGTTATCATCTGCGGGAGTGTGGCTCGAGCATATATCAATGCACGTATGTTTATGATAATAGATAGAATCTGTGGGATTTGCTTTGTATGCTTTGCGTGGCTTTTATTCTTTGAATGTGGGGAGCTGGGTGTGAGGCTTTTTGTCCATTAA
- the pyrH gene encoding UMP kinase: MGYKRVLVKFSGEALSGNSGFGIDVKILEYIAGEIKTLVDNGVEVGIVIGGGNIIRGVSAAQGGIIRRTSGDYMGMLATVINAVAMQEALEYLGVDVRVQSAIEIKEVCESYIYRRAIRHLEKGRVVVFGSGTGNPFFTTDSAATLRAVEIGADVIIKATKVDGVYDKDPHKFSDAKMLESISYDEALRDHIKVMDDTAIALAKDNKLPILVCNMFKKGNLLDLVKFDKGICSVVK, from the coding sequence ATGGGCTATAAACGCGTGTTAGTAAAGTTTTCAGGCGAGGCATTATCGGGTAATAGCGGGTTTGGCATTGATGTGAAAATATTAGAATATATCGCAGGTGAGATTAAAACGCTTGTAGATAATGGCGTGGAAGTAGGTATTGTCATCGGCGGAGGTAATATCATACGTGGTGTATCCGCCGCACAAGGAGGCATTATCCGCCGCACAAGCGGAGATTATATGGGTATGCTTGCCACGGTGATTAATGCAGTGGCTATGCAGGAGGCTTTAGAATATTTAGGCGTAGATGTGCGGGTGCAAAGTGCCATAGAAATCAAAGAAGTGTGTGAAAGCTATATTTATCGCCGTGCTATAAGACATTTAGAGAAGGGACGTGTAGTGGTGTTTGGCTCTGGCACGGGGAATCCATTCTTTACTACCGATAGTGCAGCGACTTTACGTGCGGTGGAAATCGGGGCAGATGTGATTATCAAGGCGACAAAGGTTGATGGTGTTTATGATAAAGATCCACATAAATTTAGCGATGCAAAAATGCTTGAAAGTATTAGCTATGATGAGGCATTGCGCGATCATATTAAGGTGATGGACGATACTGCTATTGCATTGGCTAAGGATAATAAATTGCCGATTTTGGTATGCAATATGTTTAAAAAAGGTAATTTGCTTGATTTAGTGAAGTTTGATAAAGGCATTTGCTCCGTTGTCAAATAG
- a CDS encoding DNA-directed RNA polymerase subunit omega, whose product MDTLRTEEIAAKALKRVQDDRYILASLIFERVKELGNGAKPLVDMDIKLHKLPDIAMREIAEGKIELSSIEDRN is encoded by the coding sequence ATGGATACATTACGGACAGAAGAAATTGCTGCAAAAGCTCTTAAAAGGGTGCAAGATGATAGATACATACTTGCAAGCCTTATTTTTGAGCGTGTGAAAGAACTAGGAAATGGTGCAAAACCTTTGGTAGATATGGATATTAAACTCCATAAATTACCTGATATTGCTATGCGCGAAATTGCTGAAGGCAAGATAGAGCTTAGTTCTATTGAGGATAGAAACTAG